A single genomic interval of Clostridium facile harbors:
- the metA gene encoding homoserine O-acetyltransferase MetA — MPINIPSSLPAATTLENENIFIMNQERADKQDIRPLKILLLNLMPKKVETETQILRLLSNSPLQVDIELLQTASHVSKNTPQTHMLKFYKNFEDIKTQRFDGMIVTGAPLENMEFEDVDYWQELTTIFDWAKHNVFSTLNICWGAIAALYYQYGIKRKLQEEKIFGIFPHSVLIPNHPLVRGFDETFYVPHSRYFYIPAQEIDENPNLDLLTVSHLSGVHIIASKNGRDFFITGHSEYDRDTLANEYQRDMDKGLNILVPYNYFPNDDPNETPRFIWRSHANLLFSNWLNYVVYQNTPYDLKELDLYHG, encoded by the coding sequence ATGCCGATTAATATACCGAGCAGTTTACCAGCTGCCACAACATTGGAAAATGAAAACATCTTTATTATGAATCAAGAACGGGCTGATAAACAGGATATCCGTCCTTTAAAAATTTTACTATTAAATTTAATGCCCAAAAAAGTAGAAACCGAAACCCAAATCTTGCGTTTATTAAGTAACTCTCCTTTGCAGGTAGATATTGAGCTACTTCAAACCGCAAGCCACGTTTCAAAAAATACTCCCCAAACCCACATGCTGAAATTTTATAAAAACTTTGAGGATATTAAAACCCAGCGTTTTGATGGTATGATTGTGACAGGCGCACCTTTAGAAAATATGGAATTTGAGGATGTAGATTATTGGCAAGAGCTTACTACCATATTTGACTGGGCAAAACACAATGTTTTTTCTACATTAAATATCTGCTGGGGAGCTATTGCTGCACTTTATTATCAGTATGGTATCAAACGAAAATTACAGGAAGAAAAAATATTCGGAATTTTTCCTCATAGTGTCTTAATTCCAAACCATCCATTAGTTCGTGGCTTTGATGAAACTTTTTATGTCCCACATTCCCGCTATTTTTATATTCCTGCTCAAGAAATTGATGAAAATCCAAATCTGGACTTGCTTACTGTCTCCCATTTATCCGGCGTACATATTATTGCCTCTAAAAATGGGCGTGACTTTTTTATCACTGGCCATTCTGAATATGATCGCGATACTTTGGCGAATGAATACCAACGGGATATGGACAAAGGCTTAAATATTTTAGTACCTTACAATTATTTTCCAAATGATGATCCCAACGAAACACCGCGTTTTATTTGGCGTAGCCATGCCAACCTCTTGTTTTCTAACTGGTTAAACTATGTAGTATACCAAAATACACCTTACGACTTAAAAGAATTAGATTTATATCATGGTTGA